A single window of Paenibacillus sp. SYP-B4298 DNA harbors:
- a CDS encoding hybrid non-ribosomal peptide synthetase/type I polyketide synthase, which translates to MDRQMKLRKEDIEDVLALTPLQEGMLFHYLNHPSSTIYHEELSLRLAGQITASHIQEAWQQVIRANEMLRAVFRWEGVHNPVQLILRESNFKLHITEGKRTELTPFDLRFVPFAVELCRGTDHSFDMIMRFHHILLDGWSMGIVLREFMTAYRMIASGEALHLPKKTAFSVYIRHMQQQDAKKQELYWRSYLSQMPDPTPLPIKTRTSERNRALTHSIALDHALQQALQGLAHHNGVTLAAVFYAAWGLLLQRYTDSEEALFGTTVSGRSMPIVGIQEMVGLLINTLPLRVRRTEGQTVSTLLREIFQTLQDRADYEGSSLVDIQHYGGRERGQPFFDTLVVVENYPLERALMMGEQSPLAIQSYTMREMTDYDLTVSIECFDQVTLHFSWPEGLIDRAAISRCGGHLVQLLQEMAAKPQESLDKLSLLTQEEEGRLLHSSIIAQAEGFPSCIHHRFEEQVRRTPDQIALRFQDGSLSYKELDERANQLAHVLRAKGIGPDKVVAVCTERSPEMIVALYAILKAGGAYMPIMPNMPQERARYMLKDSGAKLMLCQAQLARLYSELDEVDTIALNDPLILMQSRQALKETGSPNQLAYVLYTSGSTGEPKGVMIEHHSVLNRIHWMQQAYPLSAEDVIMHKTPISFDVSVWELFWWSFYGASCCLLPHGEEGDPYALLQSIQQYGVTTMHFVPSMLQVFLEVVEEGGAAAQLASLRQVFASGEALSRSHVHAFKHRVGEHVALINLYGPTEATVDVTHYRCEQADDQAPVPIGKPIDNIQCYVLSRHMMLQPVGIPGQLAIAGAGLARGYLHRPELTEAAFVYNPHVPGERIYLTGDRVRWLADGNLEYLGREDHQVKLRGYRIELGEIEETLRRMSGIKDAVVLASGDTSEDRQLVAYIAAAGEPDTSGLQQKLLQVLPDYMVPAQYIRLDSIPVTSHGKADKKALLLMKPVRKPPALEVKPGNDVEQRIRAIWQNVLKVQQVGLHDNFFELGGNSLKMVRLFGQLKGAFSKELTMTTLFRYPTVSALAGYYQDTAPRVEPERPQQPTGSKDVAVIGMAVRFPGARDINEFWDNLKEGVESIHFFSDDELRQSGIPEELIQHKRYVKAKGYVENAAHFDAPFFEYHEQEAAMMDPQIRLLHECAWEALEHAGYSVENGADIGLYVGGSSNYPWLRHITQQPSNAIDQFTLMLLNEKDFYSTRLSYKLNLTGPSMTVQSACSTSLVAISQAYQDIVSGQCMMALAGGVSITYPLQGGYLYEEGMILSPDGHCRAFDAKASGTVAGNGVGMVVLKRLEEAVRDRDPIWAVIKGAAVNNDGIHKAGFTAPGVEGQVSVIRRAQQMAGLGPEEISYIETHGTGTPLGDPIEVEALALAFGEQQPGSCAIGSVKTNIGHLDAAAGVAGFVKTVLALYHRKLPPSLHYEQPNPKISFGQTPFYVNTELTDWKAPVRRAGVSSFGMGGTNAHVLLEEPPSPPLSSASRPWSIVSVSAKTERALERATRRLANDLTQHPDVIVADVAYTLHVGRRAFNHRRVVVATSASDAAEQLSRALEGASGTSSLQTGTAVALPRVTFMFTGQGSQHIQMTRDLYVNEPMYREELDRCLSVLQPLMGMDVRRVLFPEKEEEQAAAEMLNRTDITQPLLFSTEYALARLLMSWGVHPYQMIGHSIGEYVAACLAGVFTLEDALKLVVTRGRLMQSTPGGAMLSVGLPESEVRALLSDEVSLAAVNSPAHAVISGTTDAISRLERQLADRGVKTTRLRTSHAFHSHSMEAILGEFEAAAAQIRMSPPTIPYISNLTGTWMTSEQVLSPSYWSQHLRSTVAFSAGLDVLLQTGQSILIEIGPGKVLSTFAQNHPAKEQALLIASALRHPLEQRSDMEHLYRTVGRLWVNGVRVDWEAFYASEQRRRLPLPAYPFEPHPVQIWKGHPAQAAANASVASMGENLEKQADLADWFYVPAWERHSLPQYPQSSVHTTADQGVLWVYVDSGRKMTALSERLELEGYQVIRIYAGDSYTKHSPSSFAIDPGEPEHYEALVSELVRQQLLPRKIIHAWSMKEGAERALSVEEASVTLDKGYYSLLYTAQALGKRPLGTAIEILALSNNMQEIIGHEALHPEQAALLGFSKICGQEFTGLRCRSIDMDWTTYSQQAEWVEQLVHECQAEGSEHVVAYRGRYRWIQRFQPCRLENKPYPARRLRHQGVYVITGGLGGIGFALAQHLARSVQARLVLTGRSAFPERGEWERWLHSNSEQDRTSHAIRGILEMEEHGAQVMLIQADAADMQEMARGLEMARLRFGPIHGVIHAAGVADYLGIMQYRTKAQNDHVLAPKIAGTLILDQLLQQQQAPIDFLVLCSSIGNIAAYQKFGQSGYNAANEFLDAFAFYKNAREGICTISINWPDWKETGMSVESAPRWAKQLNTEVETILEDGLSTAEGVEVFQRILESPYPQVIVSPQQLGVKLEYGAKRFRKLLEQEHANPTAPQQRDQATEYTAPASELERTLCEVWQRTFGMEQVGVHDNFFDLGASSLDLIRFNAKLKEHYEWEIPLVSLYEHSTIYSLAQFWGRQQGAKPLEAPRKEEELNKARSVMKNTISIIGKRT; encoded by the coding sequence ATGGATCGCCAGATGAAATTGAGAAAGGAAGACATTGAAGACGTACTTGCATTAACACCGCTGCAGGAAGGGATGCTGTTTCACTATCTAAATCATCCGTCATCCACGATATATCATGAAGAGCTGAGCTTGCGGCTAGCCGGACAGATTACCGCCTCGCACATACAAGAGGCATGGCAGCAGGTGATTCGCGCCAACGAGATGCTGCGCGCCGTATTCCGGTGGGAAGGCGTCCACAATCCCGTTCAACTCATCTTGCGGGAAAGCAATTTCAAGCTGCACATTACAGAAGGGAAGCGAACAGAGCTTACTCCTTTTGACCTGCGCTTCGTTCCCTTCGCTGTGGAGCTATGCCGGGGTACGGATCACTCGTTCGATATGATTATGCGATTTCATCATATTTTGCTGGACGGATGGAGCATGGGGATCGTGCTGCGAGAATTCATGACAGCCTATCGCATGATCGCATCAGGAGAGGCTCTGCACCTGCCGAAGAAAACGGCCTTCTCCGTCTATATTCGCCATATGCAACAGCAGGATGCTAAGAAGCAGGAGCTGTACTGGAGGAGCTATCTGAGCCAGATGCCCGATCCCACACCGCTGCCCATAAAAACCCGGACATCCGAGCGCAACCGGGCGCTGACTCATTCCATAGCGCTCGATCATGCCCTGCAGCAGGCGTTACAGGGGCTGGCACATCATAACGGCGTGACACTCGCAGCGGTATTCTACGCAGCATGGGGGCTGCTCCTTCAGCGATATACCGATTCGGAGGAAGCGCTCTTCGGTACTACCGTCTCGGGACGATCCATGCCGATCGTCGGTATTCAAGAGATGGTCGGCTTGCTGATTAATACGTTGCCGCTAAGGGTGCGAAGGACGGAAGGCCAGACGGTAAGCACGCTTCTCCGGGAAATATTCCAGACACTGCAGGATCGAGCTGACTACGAGGGCAGCTCCCTCGTTGACATCCAGCATTATGGGGGGAGAGAGCGTGGGCAGCCCTTCTTCGATACGCTGGTCGTTGTAGAGAACTATCCGCTGGAGCGCGCACTAATGATGGGGGAACAATCTCCTCTTGCTATTCAGTCGTATACCATGCGTGAAATGACGGATTACGATCTCACCGTCTCGATCGAATGCTTCGATCAGGTGACCCTACATTTCTCCTGGCCGGAGGGGCTGATCGATCGGGCAGCCATCTCCCGCTGCGGGGGGCATCTCGTTCAGCTCTTGCAGGAGATGGCTGCCAAGCCCCAGGAGAGCCTGGACAAGCTGTCCCTGCTGACGCAGGAGGAGGAAGGTCGCCTCTTACATTCATCCATCATTGCCCAGGCAGAGGGGTTCCCTTCATGTATTCATCATCGATTTGAGGAGCAGGTGCGCCGAACACCGGATCAGATCGCTCTGCGCTTCCAGGACGGATCGCTATCGTATAAGGAGCTAGACGAGCGTGCGAATCAATTAGCCCATGTATTGCGTGCGAAGGGGATTGGCCCGGATAAGGTTGTAGCCGTCTGCACGGAGCGTTCGCCGGAGATGATCGTGGCTCTATATGCCATCTTAAAAGCAGGCGGAGCCTATATGCCGATCATGCCGAATATGCCGCAGGAACGAGCACGATATATGCTCAAGGATAGCGGGGCAAAGCTGATGCTATGCCAGGCACAGCTTGCCCGCTTGTACAGCGAGCTGGATGAGGTGGATACGATTGCACTGAATGATCCGCTCATCCTCATGCAGAGCAGACAGGCGTTGAAGGAGACGGGTTCTCCGAACCAACTGGCCTATGTTCTCTATACCTCCGGCTCCACCGGGGAGCCGAAAGGCGTGATGATCGAGCACCACTCTGTTCTCAACCGGATTCATTGGATGCAACAGGCGTATCCTCTTTCGGCGGAGGACGTCATTATGCACAAAACGCCCATAAGCTTTGATGTATCCGTCTGGGAGTTGTTCTGGTGGTCCTTCTACGGGGCATCGTGCTGCCTGCTTCCTCATGGGGAAGAGGGAGACCCCTATGCCCTGTTGCAATCCATACAGCAATACGGGGTAACGACGATGCATTTTGTTCCCTCGATGCTTCAGGTCTTCCTGGAGGTCGTGGAGGAGGGGGGAGCGGCAGCGCAGCTTGCAAGCTTGAGGCAGGTTTTTGCGAGTGGGGAGGCGCTCAGCCGCAGCCATGTTCATGCCTTCAAGCACCGGGTAGGCGAGCACGTTGCCCTGATCAACTTGTACGGCCCGACAGAGGCTACGGTGGATGTGACGCACTATCGGTGCGAGCAGGCTGACGACCAGGCTCCTGTCCCAATCGGCAAGCCTATCGATAATATTCAGTGCTATGTGTTATCCCGGCACATGATGCTGCAGCCTGTCGGAATTCCTGGACAGCTTGCCATCGCAGGCGCCGGGCTGGCAAGGGGCTACCTCCATCGTCCCGAACTGACCGAGGCAGCATTCGTGTACAACCCGCATGTTCCAGGGGAGCGCATCTATCTGACAGGAGATCGCGTGAGATGGCTTGCAGACGGTAACCTAGAATATCTGGGACGCGAGGATCATCAAGTCAAACTACGCGGCTATCGGATCGAGCTGGGGGAGATCGAGGAGACCCTTCGCCGCATGAGCGGCATCAAGGATGCGGTCGTGCTTGCATCAGGGGATACCTCCGAAGATCGCCAGCTTGTCGCTTACATCGCAGCCGCAGGCGAGCCGGATACATCGGGGCTACAGCAGAAGCTGCTACAGGTACTGCCGGACTACATGGTTCCCGCCCAGTATATTCGATTGGATTCGATTCCGGTTACATCGCATGGCAAGGCAGACAAGAAGGCGCTGCTGCTGATGAAGCCTGTGCGTAAGCCGCCTGCGCTTGAAGTCAAGCCAGGCAATGATGTGGAGCAGCGAATACGGGCGATATGGCAGAATGTCTTGAAGGTGCAGCAGGTGGGGCTGCATGATAACTTTTTTGAGCTTGGCGGCAATTCGCTCAAGATGGTGCGGCTGTTCGGGCAGTTAAAGGGCGCGTTCTCCAAGGAGCTGACCATGACGACCTTATTCCGCTACCCGACCGTGTCGGCCTTGGCAGGCTACTATCAGGATACGGCCCCGCGTGTAGAGCCGGAACGTCCGCAACAGCCGACAGGCAGCAAAGATGTCGCGGTCATCGGCATGGCCGTCCGCTTTCCGGGAGCAAGAGACATTAACGAGTTCTGGGACAATTTGAAGGAAGGCGTGGAATCGATTCATTTCTTTTCGGATGATGAGTTGAGGCAGAGCGGCATCCCGGAGGAGCTGATTCAGCACAAACGCTATGTGAAAGCCAAGGGGTACGTGGAGAATGCAGCGCATTTTGATGCTCCCTTCTTTGAGTATCATGAGCAGGAAGCGGCGATGATGGACCCGCAGATTCGTCTGCTGCATGAATGCGCCTGGGAAGCGCTGGAGCATGCCGGCTATTCCGTGGAGAACGGGGCAGACATCGGCCTGTATGTCGGGGGCTCATCCAATTACCCGTGGCTCAGGCACATTACCCAGCAGCCGTCCAATGCGATCGACCAATTTACATTGATGCTGCTCAATGAGAAGGATTTTTACAGCACGCGGCTGTCGTATAAGCTGAATCTGACAGGGCCAAGCATGACCGTGCAGTCCGCCTGCTCCACCTCGCTTGTTGCTATTTCGCAAGCCTATCAGGATATTGTGAGCGGACAATGCATGATGGCGCTGGCCGGGGGCGTCAGCATTACCTATCCCCTACAGGGCGGCTACCTGTACGAGGAGGGAATGATTCTGTCCCCGGACGGACATTGCCGGGCCTTTGATGCGAAGGCCAGCGGTACGGTAGCCGGGAACGGAGTCGGAATGGTGGTGCTGAAACGGCTGGAGGAGGCTGTGCGGGACCGCGACCCGATCTGGGCTGTCATCAAGGGGGCGGCGGTCAACAATGATGGCATCCACAAGGCCGGGTTTACCGCGCCTGGAGTCGAAGGACAAGTGTCGGTTATCCGCCGTGCCCAGCAGATGGCCGGGCTGGGGCCGGAGGAGATCAGCTACATCGAAACGCATGGCACCGGTACGCCGCTAGGCGACCCGATCGAGGTTGAAGCATTGGCGCTTGCATTTGGCGAGCAGCAGCCAGGAAGCTGTGCGATCGGCTCCGTGAAGACGAATATCGGCCATCTGGACGCTGCGGCGGGGGTAGCGGGCTTTGTGAAGACCGTACTTGCGCTCTATCACCGCAAGCTGCCGCCCAGCCTGCACTATGAGCAGCCGAATCCCAAGATCAGCTTCGGGCAGACGCCCTTCTATGTCAACACCGAGCTGACGGACTGGAAGGCTCCCGTGCGGCGAGCAGGGGTCAGCTCCTTCGGGATGGGCGGAACGAACGCCCATGTGCTGCTCGAGGAGCCTCCGTCTCCGCCTCTCTCGTCAGCCTCCAGGCCGTGGAGCATCGTGTCCGTGTCCGCCAAGACGGAGAGGGCGCTTGAACGGGCGACTCGCAGGCTGGCGAATGATCTGACACAGCATCCTGATGTGATAGTAGCCGATGTCGCCTATACGCTGCATGTAGGACGACGGGCGTTCAACCACCGCAGAGTAGTGGTTGCCACTAGTGCGAGTGATGCCGCAGAGCAGTTGAGTCGCGCGCTTGAGGGCGCGAGCGGGACAAGCTCGCTCCAGACGGGAACAGCAGTCGCACTTCCGCGGGTAACCTTCATGTTCACCGGTCAAGGGTCACAGCACATCCAGATGACGCGGGATTTGTACGTGAACGAACCGATGTACAGGGAGGAGCTGGATCGCTGCCTTTCAGTGCTGCAGCCGCTGATGGGGATGGACGTGCGGCGAGTGCTGTTCCCTGAGAAGGAGGAGGAACAGGCGGCTGCGGAAATGCTCAACCGGACAGACATCACCCAGCCCTTGCTGTTCAGCACCGAATACGCGCTTGCCCGCCTGCTCATGAGCTGGGGCGTGCATCCGTATCAGATGATCGGACACAGCATCGGCGAATATGTAGCTGCATGCCTGGCAGGGGTATTCACCCTGGAGGATGCGCTCAAGCTTGTGGTGACCCGCGGTCGGCTCATGCAGTCTACGCCAGGCGGTGCCATGCTCAGTGTCGGGCTGCCGGAATCGGAAGTGCGCGCGCTTCTCTCTGACGAGGTATCCTTAGCGGCAGTGAATAGTCCTGCCCATGCTGTCATCTCGGGCACGACCGATGCGATCAGCCGCCTGGAACGGCAGTTGGCCGATAGGGGAGTGAAGACGACACGGCTGCGAACATCTCATGCGTTCCACTCGCATAGTATGGAGGCCATACTCGGTGAATTCGAGGCAGCGGCGGCTCAGATTCGGATGAGTCCTCCGACTATTCCCTATATCTCCAACCTGACCGGGACATGGATGACTAGCGAGCAGGTGCTATCGCCGTCGTACTGGAGCCAGCATCTGCGCAGTACGGTTGCATTTTCCGCGGGGTTGGATGTGCTGCTCCAGACAGGGCAGTCCATCCTGATTGAGATAGGGCCCGGAAAAGTATTAAGCACCTTCGCACAAAACCATCCTGCCAAAGAGCAGGCGCTTCTCATTGCAAGCGCGCTGCGACATCCGTTGGAGCAGCGATCGGATATGGAGCATCTGTATCGCACCGTGGGACGGCTATGGGTTAACGGGGTGAGGGTGGACTGGGAGGCCTTCTATGCCTCAGAGCAGAGAAGACGGCTGCCGCTGCCCGCGTATCCGTTCGAGCCGCATCCTGTTCAGATCTGGAAGGGACATCCCGCCCAGGCGGCGGCTAACGCCTCTGTCGCCTCCATGGGGGAGAATCTCGAAAAACAGGCCGACCTGGCGGATTGGTTCTATGTCCCCGCATGGGAGCGGCATTCGCTCCCGCAGTATCCGCAGTCATCCGTACACACGACCGCGGATCAAGGCGTCTTGTGGGTCTATGTAGACAGCGGCCGCAAAATGACGGCATTAAGTGAGCGGCTGGAGCTTGAGGGATACCAGGTCATCCGCATCTATGCAGGGGACAGCTATACCAAGCATAGTCCATCCTCCTTCGCGATCGATCCAGGGGAACCGGAGCATTACGAGGCGCTCGTATCGGAGCTTGTGCGGCAGCAGTTGCTGCCACGCAAAATTATTCATGCATGGAGTATGAAGGAGGGCGCAGAGCGCGCCTTGTCCGTCGAGGAGGCGAGTGTGACACTAGATAAAGGCTATTACAGCCTGCTCTACACCGCACAAGCCTTAGGCAAAAGACCGCTGGGCACAGCGATCGAGATCCTTGCACTGAGCAATAACATGCAAGAGATTATCGGCCACGAGGCGCTTCATCCTGAGCAGGCTGCCCTGCTGGGCTTCTCCAAAATCTGCGGCCAGGAGTTCACTGGCCTGCGCTGTCGCAGCATAGATATGGATTGGACGACTTATTCACAACAGGCAGAGTGGGTCGAGCAGCTCGTTCATGAATGTCAGGCCGAGGGATCGGAGCATGTCGTTGCCTACCGGGGGCGTTATCGCTGGATTCAGAGGTTCCAGCCGTGTCGCCTGGAGAATAAGCCGTACCCGGCGAGGCGTCTGCGACATCAAGGCGTGTATGTCATCACGGGAGGATTAGGCGGGATCGGCTTCGCGCTTGCTCAGCATCTCGCCCGGTCTGTTCAGGCCAGGCTCGTATTGACCGGTCGCTCCGCTTTCCCTGAGCGGGGCGAGTGGGAGCGGTGGCTGCACTCTAATTCGGAGCAAGACCGAACGAGCCATGCCATTCGCGGCATCCTGGAGATGGAGGAGCACGGTGCTCAGGTGATGCTCATCCAGGCGGATGCTGCCGATATGCAGGAGATGGCTCGTGGTCTGGAGATGGCGCGGCTGCGCTTTGGACCGATCCATGGGGTCATTCACGCGGCGGGGGTGGCCGATTATCTGGGCATCATGCAGTACCGCACCAAGGCGCAAAATGATCACGTGCTGGCTCCTAAGATAGCCGGAACCTTGATTCTGGATCAACTGCTGCAGCAACAGCAAGCGCCGATCGATTTTCTGGTGCTGTGCTCGTCGATTGGAAATATCGCTGCCTATCAAAAGTTCGGCCAGAGCGGCTACAATGCGGCCAATGAGTTTCTTGACGCCTTCGCATTCTATAAGAACGCCCGTGAGGGTATATGTACGATATCCATCAACTGGCCGGATTGGAAGGAGACAGGCATGTCCGTCGAGTCAGCGCCGCGATGGGCCAAGCAGTTGAATACCGAGGTGGAGACGATTCTGGAAGACGGTCTGTCGACAGCAGAAGGCGTAGAGGTGTTCCAACGCATCCTGGAGTCGCCCTATCCGCAAGTGATCGTGTCCCCTCAGCAGCTTGGGGTCAAGCTTGAGTATGGCGCGAAGCGCTTCCGCAAGCTGCTCGAACAAGAGCATGCGAATCCGACCGCGCCGCAGCAGCGCGACCAAGCAACAGAGTACACGGCTCCGGCAAGCGAGCTGGAGCGGACGCTATGCGAGGTATGGCAGCGAACATTTGGCATGGAGCAGGTAGGGGTACATGACAACTTCTTTGATCTGGGCGCCAGCTCTCTCGATCTCATCCGGTTCAACGCCAAGCTGAAGGAGCACTATGAATGGGAGATTCCTCTGGTCAGTCTATATGAGCACTCCACGATCTATTCGCTCGCGCAATTTTGGGGTCGGCAGCAGGGGGCGAAGCCGCTGGAGGCTCCGCGTAAGGAAGAAGAGCTGAATAAAGCAAGGTCGGTCATGAAGAATACGATCTCGATTATCGGGAAGCGGACGTAG
- a CDS encoding non-ribosomal peptide synthetase, with product MSYTALHHGFEAQVEQRPDAIAITCGSSRMTYRELNEKANQLAFRLRSAGVKPDTVVGIMLERSLDMMVAVFGVLKSGGAYLPLSPQHPDSRVRYMLENSQARLLLTARRYADKLSYPSIMVDDPEVYRGDVHNPEHVNAPGDLVYVIYTSGSTGRPKGVMIEHHSLVNRILWMQKAYPIGQGDVLLQKTPFTFDVSVWELLWWSVAGASVHLLPPAMEKFPQAILEAVETNKVTMLHFVPSMLGAFLNYVDGAQEQYRLRSLTHVFASGEALLGGQVELFYRVLSEPWQPQLTNLYGPTEATIDVSYYDCSPVSPVSGIVPIGQAIDGIELMIIGDNGTGLAQGEIGELYIAGAGVARGYANQPELTEERFIPHPDQPGVRMYKTGDLASWGVSGNLDYHGRTDHQVKIRGLRIELGEVEAGILSYSGVEQCAVAVTEESEALVKLVAYIVVREGFDLRQLRSHCKGILPDYMLPGSYVVLPQLPVTENGKIDRKSLSVGQTVNG from the coding sequence ATGAGCTATACTGCTCTGCATCATGGGTTTGAGGCTCAGGTGGAACAGAGGCCCGATGCCATCGCTATCACATGTGGCTCATCGAGGATGACCTATCGCGAGCTGAATGAGAAGGCGAATCAGCTTGCCTTCCGTCTTCGCTCTGCGGGCGTGAAGCCGGATACGGTTGTCGGCATCATGCTGGAGCGGTCGCTCGACATGATGGTTGCTGTGTTCGGGGTCTTGAAGTCGGGTGGAGCGTATCTGCCCCTCTCCCCGCAGCATCCTGACAGCAGAGTACGCTATATGCTGGAGAACAGCCAGGCGCGGCTGCTGCTGACCGCCAGGCGCTATGCGGACAAGCTGAGCTATCCTTCCATCATGGTGGATGACCCGGAAGTGTATCGTGGAGATGTCCATAACCCTGAGCATGTGAACGCCCCGGGCGATCTCGTCTATGTCATCTATACCTCAGGCTCGACGGGCCGGCCTAAGGGCGTGATGATCGAGCATCACTCTCTCGTCAACCGTATTCTATGGATGCAAAAGGCCTACCCCATCGGCCAGGGCGATGTTCTATTGCAGAAGACGCCCTTCACATTTGATGTATCCGTATGGGAGCTCCTCTGGTGGTCTGTAGCCGGCGCGTCCGTACATCTGCTGCCCCCCGCAATGGAGAAATTCCCGCAGGCCATCCTGGAGGCAGTGGAGACGAACAAGGTGACGATGCTTCATTTTGTGCCGTCGATGCTTGGCGCCTTTCTGAATTATGTAGACGGCGCTCAGGAGCAATACCGATTGCGCTCGCTAACACATGTGTTTGCCAGCGGGGAGGCGCTGCTAGGGGGACAGGTGGAGCTTTTTTACCGCGTGTTATCGGAGCCATGGCAGCCACAGTTGACAAATTTGTACGGGCCGACGGAAGCGACCATTGATGTCTCGTATTATGATTGCTCGCCGGTTTCCCCAGTCAGCGGGATCGTCCCTATCGGCCAAGCGATCGACGGTATTGAGCTGATGATCATCGGGGACAACGGAACAGGTCTGGCTCAAGGTGAGATCGGGGAATTGTATATCGCAGGCGCAGGCGTAGCACGCGGATATGCCAATCAGCCCGAGCTTACGGAGGAACGGTTCATTCCCCATCCCGATCAGCCAGGAGTACGAATGTACAAGACAGGCGATCTGGCTAGTTGGGGCGTGAGCGGCAATCTGGATTACCATGGGCGAACGGATCACCAGGTCAAAATACGCGGACTACGCATTGAACTCGGCGAGGTGGAGGCTGGTATCCTGTCCTACAGCGGCGTCGAGCAGTGTGCCGTGGCGGTGACTGAGGAATCCGAAGCACTGGTGAAGCTCGTCGCCTACATCGTTGTACGTGAAGGCTTCGACCTGAGGCAGCTACGCAGTCACTGCAAAGGCATCCTGCCAGATTACATGCTTCCAGGATCATATGTCGTGCTGCCGCAGTTGCCCGTTACAGAAAATGGGAAGATAGACCGCAAGTCGTTGTCCGTAGGCCAAACCGTCAATGGTTAA
- a CDS encoding acyl-CoA dehydrogenase family protein, whose product MRALLAPWQQEKYSEFTAFVQREVEPYANQWDIEQRLSPDIIRQCAERGYFGGTLPASYDGHGWDYVTYGLFNEAIGRGSVSLSGLFNVHTMVAESILKWGTEEQKAAWLPRLASGQAIAALALTEPGAGSDLQMMGTEFRLEGDHFIVNGRKKWITFGGLADVLLVFGKLSGTQPVACLVERNRPGLTIHPIRDMLGFKASQLATIELDECRIPYSNMLGRPGFALSHIAPYALEYGRISIAWAALGLLRGCLETCGEQAMDRHSFGMPLIDHGMISHMIADMGVDLEAAGHLCLHACQAKDEHSAEATEKIMIAKYFASRAGARHSANAVQIMGASGCNDQLSVSRYYRDSKTMEIVEGSNQIHQLLLGKGFAQRAKHLARRQARTSEEQLI is encoded by the coding sequence ATGAGAGCCTTGCTTGCACCGTGGCAGCAGGAGAAGTATAGCGAATTCACCGCCTTCGTCCAGCGTGAGGTAGAGCCTTACGCCAACCAGTGGGACATTGAGCAGCGCCTGAGCCCGGACATCATCCGACAGTGTGCGGAGCGAGGATATTTCGGCGGCACTCTCCCCGCGTCTTATGACGGGCATGGCTGGGATTATGTGACCTATGGCTTGTTCAATGAAGCGATTGGACGGGGAAGCGTCTCATTATCCGGCTTGTTTAATGTGCATACGATGGTGGCTGAATCCATACTCAAATGGGGGACGGAGGAGCAGAAGGCGGCCTGGCTGCCGCGTCTGGCGAGCGGTCAGGCGATTGCGGCGCTCGCACTGACCGAGCCTGGCGCTGGCTCCGACCTGCAGATGATGGGCACAGAATTCCGCCTGGAGGGCGATCATTTCATTGTGAATGGCCGCAAAAAATGGATCACCTTCGGCGGTCTGGCCGACGTGCTGCTCGTCTTCGGCAAGCTAAGCGGCACGCAGCCTGTCGCTTGTCTCGTGGAGCGCAATCGTCCTGGGCTTACCATCCATCCGATTCGAGACATGCTTGGATTCAAGGCTTCTCAGCTCGCAACCATTGAACTGGACGAATGCCGCATCCCCTATAGCAACATGCTGGGCAGACCCGGCTTTGCGCTGTCGCATATCGCGCCTTATGCCCTGGAATATGGGCGCATCTCGATTGCATGGGCTGCACTCGGGCTGCTGCGCGGCTGCCTGGAGACTTGCGGAGAGCAAGCGATGGATCGCCATTCGTTCGGAATGCCTCTCATTGATCATGGCATGATCTCGCATATGATCGCGGATATGGGCGTGGACCTAGAGGCGGCAGGGCATCTGTGCTTGCATGCTTGCCAGGCGAAGGATGAGCATTCTGCGGAAGCCACGGAGAAGATTATGATCGCCAAATATTTTGCTTCGCGCGCAGGAGCGCGCCATTCGGCAAATGCCGTGCAAATTATGGGCGCCTCCGGCTGCAATGACCAGCTTTCCGTCTCGCGGTATTACCGCGACTCCAAAACGATGGAAATCGTCGAAGGCAGCAATCAGATTCACCAGTTGCTGTTAGGGAAGGGCTTCGCGCAGAGAGCGAAGCATCTTGCACGCCGTCAAGCCCGTACAAGCGAGGAGCAGTTGATATGA
- a CDS encoding acyl carrier protein, protein MNDVKQLEERVHHYIAEHVDVPELDYDVEIFEEGLVNSLFAIQLMTFLEKTFQIKVTMDDLDMNNYKSVAAITNFVRNKQREGV, encoded by the coding sequence ATGAACGATGTGAAGCAGCTAGAGGAGCGTGTGCATCACTATATTGCCGAGCATGTGGATGTGCCTGAGCTGGATTACGATGTGGAAATTTTCGAAGAGGGGCTGGTGAACTCGCTCTTTGCCATCCAACTGATGACGTTTCTGGAGAAGACCTTTCAGATCAAGGTGACGATGGATGACCTCGATATGAATAATTATAAGTCGGTCGCTGCGATCACCAATTTTGTTCGCAACAAGCAGAGGGAAGGTGTCTAA